A DNA window from Hemitrygon akajei chromosome 26, sHemAka1.3, whole genome shotgun sequence contains the following coding sequences:
- the LOC140716887 gene encoding ubiquitin-associated and SH3 domain-containing protein B-like isoform X2 — MATKEEMYSKVVPRKNRQNRPMTVKHGSTLEVFLSMGFPKARALKALASTGGKSVQAACDWLFSHVDDPFLDDPLPREYVLYLRPTGPLANKLLEYWHQSRQLCGKNKAHNIFPHITLCQFFMCEDSKVEGLCEALQNTVTRWKETFPLPLPLELYTSSNFIGLFVEEESAEIIKKFAADFASEATSKADVRVEPHKKQLHVTLAYHFQPNHLTALEKLARGLDLKLGCDWVAAVYSRDIRFANHETLRVMYPYTPQNDDELELVQGDFIFMSPLEQSSTSEGWIFGTSLATGCSGLLPENYIAKADECDTWVFHGSNSFLTAAAPAGAGLCDGALRRRNHEEQGPGEALSLPSNVICHPMSMLYKSSRSSPQKRDLYICRHGERMDVVFGKHWLSQCFDSKGIYIRSNLNMLPALPQRSGGYKDYEKDAPITVFGCTQARLVGEALLESKSVIDYVYSSPSLRCVQTAFNILRGFQKETQIKIRVEPGLFEWTKWVSGSTLPAWMTPEELAAANLGTDTTYK, encoded by the exons ACTAAAGGCGTTAGCATCTACAGGCGGGAAGAGTGTCCAGGCAGCGTGTGATTG GCTGTTTTCACACGTGGATGATCCCTTCCTGGATGACCCGCTTCCTCGAGAATATGTTCTCTACCTGCGACCAACTGGGCCTTTGGCGAACAAGCTGCTTGAGTACTGGCATCAGTCACGACAGCTGTGTGGCAAAAACAAGGCTCACAACATCTTCCCTCACATTACCCTCTGCCAGTTCTTCATG TGTGAGGACAGCAAAGTGGAGGGTCTCTGTGAAGCCTTGCAGAATACGGTGACCCGATGGAAAGAGACCTTCCCGCTTCCCCTTCCCCTGGAGCTCTACACTTCGTCAAACTTCATTGGTCTCTTTGTGGAGGAGGAGAGTGCAGAAATCATCAAGAAATTTGCAGCAGATTTTGCATCGGAGGCGACAAGTAAAGCAG ATGTCCGAGTGGAACCCCACAAGAAGCAGCTCCATGTCACGCTTGCATATCATTTCCAGCCCAATCACCTGACTGCATTGGAAAAATTAGCTCGTGGCTTGGACCTGAAGCTGGGCTGTGACTGGGTTGCTGCTGTTTATTCCCGAGATATTCGATTTGCCAATCATGAG ACTCTGCGAGTAATGTACCCATATACACCTCAGAACGATGATGAGCTGGAACTGGTGCAAGGAGACTTTATATTCATGTCGCCACTTGAGCAAAGCAGCACCAGTGAGGGCTGGATCTTTGGTACCTCACTCGCAACAGGCTGCTCTGGCCTGCTTCCAGAAAACTACATCGCCAAGGCAGACGAATGCGATACATGGGTCTTTCATGG ATCGAACTCATTTCTGACTGCGGCTGCTCCTGCTGGTGCCGGTTTATGTGACGGAGCTCTTCGGAGGAGGAACCACGAAGAGCAGGGGCCAGGCGAGGCTCTGTCACTGCCTTCCAATGTCATCTGCCACCCAATGTCG ATGCTGTATAAGAGCTCTCGGTCCAGTCCACAGAAACGGGATCTGTACATCTGCCGACATGGAGAGAGGATGGATGTGGTTTTTGGGAAGCACTGGCTCTCTCAATGCTTTGATTCAAAAG GTATTTACATACGGTCCAATTTGAACATGCTCCCAGCTTTACCTCAGAGAAGTGGCGGCTACAAAGACTATGAGAAAGATGCTCCTATCACTGTGTTTGGCTGCACACAGGCCAGGCTTGTCG GCGAGGCTCTCCTGGAGAGTAAATCTGTAATTGACTACGTGTACAGCTCACCCTCCCTTCGCTGTGTGCAGACTGCATTCAACATACTAAGAG GATTTCAAAAGGAAACCCAGATAAAGATTCGGGTGGAGCCTGGACTATTTGAATGGACAAAGTGGGTTTCAGGAAGTACATTGCCAGCATGGATGACGCCAGAGGAACTTGCAGCAGCAAATCTGGGGACTGACACAACCTACAA